The following proteins are co-located in the Cydia pomonella isolate Wapato2018A chromosome 19, ilCydPomo1, whole genome shotgun sequence genome:
- the LOC133528495 gene encoding uncharacterized protein LOC133528495 has translation MGCGAGEAVFIPRMPVILSKFLFRFKHLQLSLSVCFSMTINKSQGQTLRAAGMDLRTGCFSHGQLYVACLRVTSCTEIFVLIPARETYNVVYKEIL, from the coding sequence ATGGGGTGCGGCGCCGGAGAAGCcgtgttcatcccgcgcatGCCCGTCATCCTGAGCAAGTTCCTGTTCCGCTTCAAGCACCTACAGTTATCCTTGAGCGTCTGCTTTTCCATGACCATTAACAAGTCGCAGGGGCAGACATTGCGCGCCGCCGGCATGGACTTGCGCACGGGTtgcttctcgcacgggcagctctacgtggcgtGTTTGCGCGTTACCAGCTGCACGGAGATATTCGTGCTAATACCCGCCAGGGAGACTTACAATGTGGTGTAcaaagaaatattgtaa